The genome window GGCGTGCAGGTTCCTTCGTAGAGCAACTGCTCGGGAATCAGCTCGTATTTGATCATGGGAAACCGATGGGGCTCTCCGTTAGGGCCATCGGGTAAAGGATGCTTGTAAATGGGGTCAAAGGCAATTTTAAGCATGCACAATAAAAAGGATTTTCGATCCTAGTGCTTGAGTGGATGAACTAAAAACCTAACAAAACATTCGCGTCGATGTTCCATCTTTTTCAGCTTCTACGCACACAATTATGCAAACTGTAATCATTACCGGTGGCGCTCAGGGGATTGGGCGCGTAACAACCAATTATCTGCTCACGCACGGCTACCAGGTTTCCGTTTGGGATTCGGATTCGGCAGCCCTCGACGAAATGCGCACGTTTCTGACAACCAATACCGACCAGGTTGCCCTTATCGAATGCGATATTGCCGACGAAAATTCGGTTCAAAATGCCCTGAAATTAACGCTGAAGCAATTTGGCCAGGTCAATCACCTGATCAACAATGCCGGAATTATGGTTCGGAAACCCATTGACCAGTTTACGCTTGACGACTGGAACAAAAGCATCGGCATTAACCTGACGGGGGCTTTTCTGGGCGCTAAACTAACCGCTTCGGAACTCGCCAGAAATCGAGGCAGCATCATCAATATTTCTTCCACGCGGGCTTTTCAATCGGAGCCAGACACGTTTGCCTATTCCGCTTCTAAAGGTGGCCTGCTTGCCTTGACGCACGCCCTGGCCGTTAGCCTGGGGCCGGACGTACGCGCCAACTGCATTAGCCCCGGCTGGATCGACGTTTCAGCCCAGAAAGCAGGCAATCCTGAACCAGAAAAATTACGCCCAAAAGATCACCAGCAACACCCTGCCGGGCGCGTTGGACAGGCCGACGATATTGCCCGCATGATCCTTTTCCTGCTCGCTGACGAAAACTCGTTTATAACCGGCCAGAATTTCGTCGTTGATGGTGGAATGACGCGAAAAATGATTTACGAAGAGTAACCACTTTATCAAAATAGAAACTTAAATGAGAACAGCCGGATTTCGGGATATACTTTGCAACAGCCCCTGTCGTTAGGGAAATGTAACTTCTATGCCAATCTATCCATGAAAAATGCCCACCGTACTTTCGTTCTGACTTTGTTGGTAATTAGCTTCTTTGGTGCTTGCAAACGCACGCAGGTTGACCCCACCGGCATTCCCGATACGCCAGATTCGCTCCTTCCGAGTCGGGATGATGTCTTGGCGCTGGGCAATCCAACCAATGCCAGCACTGACCCCAGCAGTGAACGCAATTATTTGATGAAGAAAAGCAGCCTTGTTCTTTCTTACAACAAGAGTACAGGAACGCCAAACTGGGTAGCCTGGCATTTGTCGAAAGCCTGGAAAGGACATCATTTGCTGAACGGAACCCTGGCCGCCGATCCGGCCCTTCCCAGTGGCTGGCCGAGCGTTCTACCTACGGATTACACCAATAACGGTTTTGAGCGGCTGATGCTTTGTCCGCCTTCCGACCGCGATAGCCTGGCTGCTGACCTTGCACCAACCTATCTGATGACGAATGTTCTTCCGGCTGCGCCAGCCGTGGTGCGGGGTCCCTGGGCGGGTTTTGAAAACTACTGCCGCAAATTACTCAATGACGGGTATGAGCTTTACATTTACGCAGGCGGCTCCGGCCAGGGGGGCACGGGCGACCAGGGAACGGCCCAATCAATTGCCAAAGGAAAAATTGCAGTGCCCCAGGCGTTATGGAAAGTAGTGCTTGTCCTTCCTGTTGGTACGCAGGATCTTAAACGAGTCAGCGCGGCAGCCCGTACGATTGCAGTCTGGATTCCGAATAACAATGCATCAGGGAATACCTCCTGGACCAACTTTCGGACGTCCGTTGATCAAATTGAAAGCCGCACATCTACGGATTTCTTTTCAGCTGTTCCCGTAGATATTCAGCGCATAATCGAGGCTTCGGCAGACGTTATTACTGTGAACTAAGTTTTTGAGCAATAGTACTTACTTTTCAAACGGCTAACTCATTGGTAGAGCTTAGGCAGATCTCCGACGCTTTCACTTGCAATACAGGCTTTTCTACGAAGTAATCGGCCGCGCTGTAGGTCGTATTAGACAAGACAATCATAATCGCATCTTCCGAAAAAGAATCGACAAAATGCCAGTCTTCAGGCCGAAGAACCAGGCATTGCTGCGGAGAATGAAGTGAATATTCTATTTCCTGAAATCCGTTGGCAATGCCAATCCGGCAACTCCCCCGTAGACAAACAACGGCGTGAAAGGTCTCGTAATGCCCATGCCCTGCGCGCTGGATGTCACCAGCGCCATAGATGTAGAAAACCCGTTGTATACTTCCAGGTACCCAGGGCTCCAAAAAAGTAAGGTCACCCACCTCCCAAAAATCAGGAGCAAGTTGTAGCAATACAGCCATAAGCAGATTTTCTTTGGGATACTAAGCTAGAAATTACAAAGAATAAACGCGAATAGGCAAATTACCTACTTCTATTTTATGTAATAATTTCTCCGTAAAGTTACTTTTCCCTGAAAACCAGAGTATAAAAACAAGATATAAATAACTATATCTGATCAAACATTGACAACTCCATTTACTTATGTATTTTTACGGATACAACTTTACATGGCATTTTAGATGCAACCTAGTAAGCAACTCATTAATGAAACAAAGGACATGTTGATTACTCCCGCAGAGCTTGCCTGGCGTAATGCCGTTGCTAAGCTCCAGGAGTACTACATTCTGCTTACTGATGAATTAGAATTGCTCGACCAGCATTATTCCGATTTCCGCCGGGAGGATACAAGTAAAATTAACAACCTGACTCGCCTCCAGCAACTACTGGTTTCTACGCTTAACCAACTTCGGGACGAGGCTTCCAATGGATCCCAGGGCCTCAAAGATTCTCAGGGACGGATGGATCAAATTGAACTTCACACAACCGTCATGGAACAACTGGCCGAACGGGTCAAACTCGCGCTTGATAAATCAAAGCAGTAGTGCTTTATGAAATGCTTGTTCTTTATCTCCTTCTGATACTGCACCTAATCGGGTGGTTTCCCCCTAAAGACTCCTGTTTTCTCAGACAATTTTCGGCTTATTAAAGCACGGGTCTATTTTAATGCGTTGCTGTGTTCATTTTTTTAGAGGAAGGCGGCAAAAATTGACTATTTTTTTTGAGCTTTTTGGATTAGAAACTTTTCGGCTATCACGCTAAAATTTAGTCAAAAGGTTATTAATCAGTAACTTTTAGAAACCATCTTCTTTAATCCGATTTTCTGCAATCTCCTTTTTCGCGAATATTCTTATTAATTATTGCAATTACCCAACAATATCTTTAAATAATTTAATTATTCTTCAATTTTGGGCCATTTCTTGATGGGTTAGGCAAAAATCAACTACTTATTTTTTTGTGAATTTATTATTCAAATTACTTAAGTATTAAAACCTAAGTATATCTTTTGATTATTGAATTTTTTTACGAAAAAGGCCAACAAATCAATCGATAAGCGAGTATTATAACAGACAACACAGCGAGCAATAACAGACATTTCCTTTTGATAATTATTTCTGCGTCTCCTTGTGTCGTTAATTAAATTTAACGTTACTTTACAGCGTAAACAACAACCAGAACAACGAACAACAGTAAAAATGCACTTGCTAATAAGATAGAACAAAACATAACCATTTATCCATGTAAGTATGGCCTCCCAGCCTAATGATCGCCGTTCGACAGCCGGAAAAATGAGTGATGAGGATTTAGTACAAGGCGTACGGACCTCACATGATCCCGTCTTCTTTGAAACTCTTTATAACCGGTACGTAAACAAAGTTTACAGGAAATGTTTATCCATGACGACCAACCCTGAACAGGCAGAAGACCTGACCCAGGACGTTTTCATGAAAGTCCACCGCAATATTGATCGATTCAAAGGGAGATCTCGCTTTTCTACCTGGCTTTACGCGATTACCCACCACCACGTTGTCGACGAGCTTCAGAATAGGCTTCCTTCCGTTCGTCTGGAACCACAAACCTGGGCAAACCTCCCCCATAATGAATCGCCGGATGTGATCTCTCCAGATGAGCAATGGCAACAGGTAAAAGAAATTCTGGAACAACTTCCCGACACCGACCGCGATATTCTGCTACTGCGCTACGAACAGGGATTAGGTATTGAAGAAATTAGCCAGATGTTAGGGCTAGGTATTAGTGCCGTAAAGATGCGGCTGAGCCGGAGCCGTACCAAACTGAAGAAATTAATCGATGAACTGGAGAATCCTTGAGGTTCTTCAGTTCTTTCCCACTACTCTTCTTTGAAGCATGCCCACTCGATTCTTCAATCGAATCGTAACTTTCATGCATAAAAAAATCCCCAGTGGGCTACTGGGGATGCTTGGTGACCGATAGGGGAATCGAACCCCTGTTTGAACCGTGAAAGGGTCCCGTCCTAACCGCTAGACGAATCGGCCTTACTGGATGACTTTACTATTCAGCAGTACCAGAAATACTTCTATTTCCAAATGACTGCCTGGTGACCGATAGGGGAATCGAACCCCTGTTTGAACCGTGAAAGGGTCCCGTCCTAACCGCTAGACGAATCGGCCTTCTCTATTCTCTTTCTTCTTGCGGGCAACCGCTTTCTGAAATCGTGGTGCAAAGGTACGTGGAAATTTGTGTAATGCAAGCGGAAAACACAAAAAATGAATTTCTATTCGTTTCAAAGCGGTATTTTCGGCTTAGCGCTTAATTTTGATGCTTCATCGTCAATCACTTGCCAACTTTTCTTAATGAAAAAATTTTTATTAGCACTGAGCTTGCTAGGTAGCGTATCCGGGTTTGCTCAGTCTACTTTACAACATCCCGATCAATTTTTAGGCTATACCGTTGGAAAGCGCTTTACGCCCCAGCACCGAGTGATCTCCTACGCCGAACAAGTGGCCCGCCAGTTTCCAAACCGAGTAAAAATTCTTCCCTATGGAAAAACGCATGAAGGGCGTGACCTCATGGTGGTTGTAGTTGCTTCGGAGCAGAACATGGCCCGTCTGGAAGAAATTCGAACCAATAATCTCAAACGCATTGGTCTGGCAAGTGGCCAGCCTACAAACGGCAACCAGCCCCCAATTGCGTGGCTGAGCTACAATGTACACGGAAACGAAGCGGTTAGTACCGATGCCTTCATGCTGGTTTTGCATGGCCTCTTGAACGACTTGGGTACGGGCGAAATGCCGGCCGTCTCCAAAAAAATTCTCAATAACACGGTGGTTATTCTGGATCCCTGCCTGAATCCCGACGGTCATAACCGGTACGTGAGCTGGTATAACCAGATGGTCGGCAGCCAGCCTGACCCTACCCCCTTCGCCCGGGAACACAGCGAGCCCTGGCCAGGTGGACGGTATACGCACTACATTTTTGACCCCAACCGCGACTGGGCCTGGCAAACACAGGAAATCACGCAGCAACGAATGGCACTCTATCAGCAGTGGATGCCTCATCTGCACGGTGATTTCCACGAGATGGGTCCAGAAAGCCCCTATTATTTTGCGCCTTCCGCCAAGCCGTATCACGAAGACATCTCTACCTGGCAGCGCGAATTTCAGCAGGTTATCGGGCAATATAACACCCGTTATTTCGACCGGAATGGCTGGCTTTACTTTACGCGGGAAAACTTCGATTTGTTTTACCCTAGCTATGGCGATACCTGGCCAACTTACAACGGAGCGATTGGCATGACCTTCGAACAGGGCGGCGGGGGCCGGGCCGGTCTGGCTTTCCAAAAACGAGATAACGATACGTTAACGCTTCGGGAGCGAATTGATCACCACGTCGCAGCCAGTTTTGCTACTCTGGAATCGGTATCCGACAAGGCCGATCAAGTAGTTAAGGAATATACCAATTACTTCGATAAGTCGCAGAAAACACCCACGGGTGACTTCAAAACCTACGTGATTAAAACCCAAAACGACAACGGTCGGGTTGACGCATTACGCAAACTGCTGGACAATAATCAGATTCGCTATGGCATTGCCGGAAAGTCCGTAAAAACGCAGGGTTTTGCTTATTTATCCCAGAAGAACGAGTCCGTAACGGTTGATAATTATGATTTGGTCATCAGTGCTTATCAGCCTAAATCGACCTTACTTAAAATCCTGTTTGAACCTAAATCGACCCTGGAAGATTCCGTTACGTACGACATCACCTCCTGGGCGATTCCCTACGCGTACGGCTTACGAGCCTACGGCCTAAAAGATCGCCTGACACCGCAGACCTACGCTGCCCGGCAGACTTCTACTGCTACTGCAACCACCGCCCCCACCCAACCATACGCTTATCTGGTTCGCTGGAAAGCCGCGCAGGATGTCGCGTTTCTTGCTACGCTTCTGAAAAACAAAATTCGGGTGCGGGTAGCCGAACGCACCTTCAAGCAGGGTAATGAAACGTTTGAGGCCGGAACACTAATTGTCACCAAAGCGGGTAATGAGCGCCTAGGGAATCGATTTAACCAGATTCTTCAGCAGGAAGCGACCCGACAGGGGGTTCAACTGATTCCGGCAGCCACGGGTTTCGTTAGCGAAGGCGCTGATTTTGGTTCTGGTAGTGTATTTTCTCTAAAAGCTCCCCACGTTGCCGTATTGGTTGGCGAAGGCATTGTACCAACGGCAGCGGGCGAAGTTTGGCATTACTTTGATCAGGAGTTAAATTATCCGATCACTTTGATGGATGCCAATGCGTTTTCTGTAGCGAATCTTAGCAAAGTAGATGTGCTGATTTTGCCGCAGGGGTATGGTTATGCCCGCATCCTCAACGACCGCAACCTGAACGACCTGAAAGACTGGATTCGCGGCGGCGGAAAACTCATCGCCATGGACCGTGCTACTAGTTTCTTTGCCGACAAACCTGATTTCAGCCTAAAGAAAAAAGAAAGCAAAGACAAAGCGGGTGCCAAAGAAAAGGCCCAGAAAGAAGCCCAGATGGATTCTCTGAAAGTATACGGCTCCAGAGAGCGGGAGGCTATCTCAGACGAAACGCCGGGCAGTATTTACCGGATTGATCTCGACAAATCGCATCCGCTGGCTTTTGGTTATACCAATGGTTACTATTCGCTGGTACAGAGCTCGTATGACTATGACTTTTTGAAAGATGGCTGGAACGTTGGCTACTTGCGAGCAAACAATTATGTATCCGGTTTTGTAGGCAAAAACGCGAAGGATAAACTTCGCAATACACCGATTCACGCCGTGCAGGAAATGGGCCGGGGCAGCATCGTTTATCTGATGGACGATCCACTGTTCCGGGGCTTCTGGTATAACGGAAAACTCTTATTTGGCAATGCGGTTTTCCTGGTTGGTAACTAAGCGAACCAGGTTCTTTTGATAGTTGGAGAGTCAGTCTGATGGGGCTGGCTCTCTTTTTTTGCCCTTTTCTACTTCAACAGGCATTGACTAGAATGTCAGAACAATCCAAACAAGTAACTGTTATATGAACAACGGATCACAATAGCGATGTATACCACCTATTCACGATCATTATCATTCATTTGTCCATCAAATAAAAACACATGAAAGCTCAACTAATGCGAACACTGCTCTATACCTGGGCATTTGTATTCCTCTTGTCCATGACAAGTTGCGAAGTAATCGGAGATATTTTTAAAGCAGGTGTTTGGGCGGGCGTACTTCTGGTTGTAGGAGGTATTGTACTGGTTATCTGGGTTATTTCCCGATTCTTCGGGGGAGGTGGCCGCCGTACCTAGCCTGTATATAAAGTCCGTACACCAGTAGCCAAGTCTATACTCAGTCGCTGGTGTACGAACTCATCGAATGCCGCTTATCAGGGTTTCAAAACCACTTTTACGCAGTCATCTTCTTTGTGTTTGAACATTTCGTATGCCCGCGATGCCTCCGAAAGTGGCAGTGTATGCGAGATAATGTCATCCAGCACTACTTTTCCTCCCTCAATCAAGCCTAACAGCTCATCAATATAATTTTGCACCGGAGCCTGTCCAAATCGGAGAGAAAGCCCCTTGTCGAACAACCGGTGAATGGGAAAGTTGTCGTAGGGCGATCCGTAAGCGCCTACTACCGTCACAACCCCTCCCCGCCGGACTGCCCGGAAACACAACTCCATTGCCTTAATCGAGCCTTTTTCCAGATTAATGACCGCTTTCAT of Tellurirhabdus bombi contains these proteins:
- a CDS encoding SDR family oxidoreductase; amino-acid sequence: MQTVIITGGAQGIGRVTTNYLLTHGYQVSVWDSDSAALDEMRTFLTTNTDQVALIECDIADENSVQNALKLTLKQFGQVNHLINNAGIMVRKPIDQFTLDDWNKSIGINLTGAFLGAKLTASELARNRGSIINISSTRAFQSEPDTFAYSASKGGLLALTHALAVSLGPDVRANCISPGWIDVSAQKAGNPEPEKLRPKDHQQHPAGRVGQADDIARMILFLLADENSFITGQNFVVDGGMTRKMIYEE
- a CDS encoding DNA/RNA non-specific endonuclease yields the protein MKNAHRTFVLTLLVISFFGACKRTQVDPTGIPDTPDSLLPSRDDVLALGNPTNASTDPSSERNYLMKKSSLVLSYNKSTGTPNWVAWHLSKAWKGHHLLNGTLAADPALPSGWPSVLPTDYTNNGFERLMLCPPSDRDSLAADLAPTYLMTNVLPAAPAVVRGPWAGFENYCRKLLNDGYELYIYAGGSGQGGTGDQGTAQSIAKGKIAVPQALWKVVLVLPVGTQDLKRVSAAARTIAVWIPNNNASGNTSWTNFRTSVDQIESRTSTDFFSAVPVDIQRIIEASADVITVN
- a CDS encoding sugar 3,4-ketoisomerase produces the protein MAVLLQLAPDFWEVGDLTFLEPWVPGSIQRVFYIYGAGDIQRAGHGHYETFHAVVCLRGSCRIGIANGFQEIEYSLHSPQQCLVLRPEDWHFVDSFSEDAIMIVLSNTTYSAADYFVEKPVLQVKASEICLSSTNELAV
- a CDS encoding RNA polymerase sigma factor — protein: MSDEDLVQGVRTSHDPVFFETLYNRYVNKVYRKCLSMTTNPEQAEDLTQDVFMKVHRNIDRFKGRSRFSTWLYAITHHHVVDELQNRLPSVRLEPQTWANLPHNESPDVISPDEQWQQVKEILEQLPDTDRDILLLRYEQGLGIEEISQMLGLGISAVKMRLSRSRTKLKKLIDELENP
- a CDS encoding M14 metallopeptidase family protein; this translates as MKKFLLALSLLGSVSGFAQSTLQHPDQFLGYTVGKRFTPQHRVISYAEQVARQFPNRVKILPYGKTHEGRDLMVVVVASEQNMARLEEIRTNNLKRIGLASGQPTNGNQPPIAWLSYNVHGNEAVSTDAFMLVLHGLLNDLGTGEMPAVSKKILNNTVVILDPCLNPDGHNRYVSWYNQMVGSQPDPTPFAREHSEPWPGGRYTHYIFDPNRDWAWQTQEITQQRMALYQQWMPHLHGDFHEMGPESPYYFAPSAKPYHEDISTWQREFQQVIGQYNTRYFDRNGWLYFTRENFDLFYPSYGDTWPTYNGAIGMTFEQGGGGRAGLAFQKRDNDTLTLRERIDHHVAASFATLESVSDKADQVVKEYTNYFDKSQKTPTGDFKTYVIKTQNDNGRVDALRKLLDNNQIRYGIAGKSVKTQGFAYLSQKNESVTVDNYDLVISAYQPKSTLLKILFEPKSTLEDSVTYDITSWAIPYAYGLRAYGLKDRLTPQTYAARQTSTATATTAPTQPYAYLVRWKAAQDVAFLATLLKNKIRVRVAERTFKQGNETFEAGTLIVTKAGNERLGNRFNQILQQEATRQGVQLIPAATGFVSEGADFGSGSVFSLKAPHVAVLVGEGIVPTAAGEVWHYFDQELNYPITLMDANAFSVANLSKVDVLILPQGYGYARILNDRNLNDLKDWIRGGGKLIAMDRATSFFADKPDFSLKKKESKDKAGAKEKAQKEAQMDSLKVYGSREREAISDETPGSIYRIDLDKSHPLAFGYTNGYYSLVQSSYDYDFLKDGWNVGYLRANNYVSGFVGKNAKDKLRNTPIHAVQEMGRGSIVYLMDDPLFRGFWYNGKLLFGNAVFLVGN